In Nonomuraea sp. NBC_00507, the following are encoded in one genomic region:
- a CDS encoding ABC transporter substrate-binding protein has protein sequence MPKKVTAVLSVALLTAATLTACGDGGGEQPTAANKITVWTEENLEDRMAVQKQIVTEFTQKTGVQVELVAMAEDQFSQAITAAAAADDLPDVIGALPLSAVRELETNELLDTETPGRVVDQLGRDSFSPRALELNTSGGQLLAVPSDGWAQLILYRKDLFDKAGLQPPDTYEALQAAAQKLNTGGVAGITLAIAPKDSFTAQSFEHVAQANGCQLVDNSGNVALDSPACVRAFEFYSNLAKNYSVKGKQDVDTTRATYFSGKAAMMIWSSFILDEMAGLRKDALPSCQECREDPEWLAKNTGVVTALKGPDGSAPAQYGEIVSWAITRDAAKDPASKFVAYMMNEGYERWIGMAPEGKFPTRTTFAEQWNKLPAGVDSKKPLADIYPADVLESLRKSPDTFARWGISQGQGKLVGATMGELPVPKALSGVVDGSLTPQAAAAQAKADVETIKRGIRQ, from the coding sequence ATGCCGAAGAAGGTAACCGCCGTCCTCTCCGTCGCACTGCTGACGGCCGCCACTCTGACGGCCTGCGGTGACGGCGGCGGCGAGCAGCCGACCGCAGCCAACAAGATCACGGTCTGGACCGAGGAGAACCTCGAGGACCGGATGGCCGTGCAGAAGCAGATCGTCACCGAGTTCACCCAGAAGACCGGCGTCCAGGTGGAGCTGGTCGCCATGGCCGAGGACCAGTTCAGCCAGGCGATCACGGCCGCCGCCGCCGCGGATGACCTGCCCGACGTGATCGGCGCGCTGCCCCTGTCCGCAGTCCGCGAGCTCGAGACCAACGAGCTGCTCGACACCGAGACGCCGGGCAGGGTCGTGGACCAGCTCGGCAGGGACTCCTTCTCCCCGCGGGCCCTGGAGCTCAACACCTCAGGAGGCCAGTTGCTCGCAGTGCCCAGCGACGGGTGGGCGCAGCTGATCCTCTACCGCAAGGACTTGTTCGACAAGGCCGGGCTGCAGCCGCCGGACACGTACGAGGCGCTGCAGGCGGCGGCTCAGAAGCTCAACACGGGCGGGGTCGCGGGCATCACGCTGGCGATCGCGCCGAAGGACTCGTTCACCGCGCAGAGCTTCGAGCACGTGGCGCAGGCGAACGGGTGCCAGCTGGTCGACAATTCCGGAAATGTCGCCCTGGACTCGCCGGCGTGCGTCCGGGCCTTCGAGTTCTACTCGAACCTGGCCAAGAACTACTCGGTCAAGGGCAAGCAGGACGTCGACACCACCCGGGCCACGTACTTCTCGGGCAAGGCGGCCATGATGATCTGGTCGTCGTTCATCCTGGACGAGATGGCGGGGCTGCGGAAGGACGCGCTGCCGAGCTGCCAGGAGTGCCGCGAGGACCCCGAGTGGCTGGCCAAGAACACTGGCGTGGTGACGGCGCTGAAGGGACCGGACGGGAGCGCACCCGCCCAGTACGGCGAGATCGTCTCGTGGGCGATCACCCGTGACGCGGCCAAGGACCCGGCGTCCAAGTTCGTCGCGTACATGATGAACGAGGGTTACGAGCGCTGGATCGGCATGGCGCCCGAGGGCAAGTTCCCCACCCGGACCACCTTCGCCGAGCAGTGGAACAAGCTGCCCGCCGGGGTCGACTCCAAGAAGCCGCTGGCCGACATCTACCCGGCCGACGTGCTGGAGTCCCTGCGCAAGAGCCCGGACACGTTCGCCCGCTGGGGCATCTCGCAGGGGCAGGGCAAGCTGGTCGGCGCCACCATGGGCGAGCTGCCGGTGCCCAAGGCGCTGAGCGGGGTCGTCGACGGATCTCTCACCCCCCAGGCCGCGGCCGCCCAGGCCAAGGCGGACGTGGAGACGATCAAGCGCGGGATCCGGCAGTGA
- a CDS encoding carbohydrate ABC transporter permease gives MTTTRERPAAAPGRPKGRTLRQQEGRAGLVLISPTLIITLVVVVVPLLWAIMLAFQDARLINIRRVGIFGNYTLENFTYVISEPGFWTSLVNTLVYTVAGTALSIVIGLVAALALRDRFAGRTLVRASILIPYVAPVVAVAFLWETMLNPQYGIVNTWLREPIAFLTQANGEFLGIQVPVALLTVIAFEAWRYFPFAFLFILARLQALPAELDEAAVVDGATPTQRFRYVILPQLWRIIALLSVLRFVFTFTKFDDVYLLTGGGAGTEVVSVRVYNFLTARDDIGASAAQAIVLAVVLVVFLVVYLRFFGGGERDEQR, from the coding sequence GTGACGACGACGCGTGAGAGACCCGCGGCGGCGCCCGGTAGACCCAAAGGCCGCACGCTTCGGCAGCAGGAGGGCCGCGCCGGGCTCGTGCTGATCTCGCCGACGCTGATCATCACGCTGGTCGTGGTGGTGGTGCCGCTGCTGTGGGCGATCATGCTGGCGTTCCAGGACGCGCGGCTGATCAATATCCGGCGGGTGGGGATCTTCGGCAACTACACGCTGGAGAACTTCACGTACGTGATCTCCGAGCCGGGCTTCTGGACGTCCCTGGTCAACACCCTTGTCTACACGGTCGCGGGAACGGCGTTGTCGATCGTGATCGGGCTGGTGGCGGCGCTGGCGCTGCGGGACAGGTTCGCCGGCCGGACCCTGGTCAGGGCCTCGATCCTGATCCCGTACGTGGCGCCGGTCGTGGCGGTGGCGTTCCTGTGGGAGACGATGCTCAACCCGCAGTACGGCATCGTCAACACCTGGCTGCGCGAGCCCATCGCCTTCCTCACCCAGGCCAACGGCGAGTTCCTGGGCATCCAGGTGCCCGTGGCGCTGCTGACGGTGATCGCGTTCGAGGCCTGGCGGTATTTCCCGTTCGCGTTCCTGTTCATCCTGGCCAGGCTGCAGGCGCTGCCCGCCGAGCTGGACGAGGCCGCGGTGGTGGACGGGGCCACGCCCACCCAGCGCTTCCGGTACGTGATCCTGCCGCAGCTGTGGCGCATCATCGCGTTGCTGTCGGTGCTGCGGTTCGTGTTCACGTTCACCAAGTTCGACGACGTCTACCTGCTGACCGGCGGCGGGGCCGGCACCGAGGTGGTCAGCGTGCGGGTCTACAACTTCCTGACCGCCCGCGACGACATCGGCGCCTCGGCCGCGCAGGCGATCGTGCTGGCGGTCGTGCTCGTCGTGTTCCTCGTCGTCTACCTGCGATTCTTCGGCGGGGGTGAGCGCGATGAGCAGAGATAA
- a CDS encoding carbohydrate ABC transporter permease gives MSRDNVERVLLRYLKPLVILVLFLVTAFPFFYMVMLSVRDIQELILDPGSLWPASFTLDTYVNVLTRQGFLTFMRNSAIIAVASVAFTLLISIPGAYAVARLRFFGRRQVHFLFLAVYLFPAIVLAIPLFVLFTMLGLRGSLIGLILVYIAQTVPVTVYMLRNYFETVPQSVEEAAAIDGCTRLSTIWRVVLPLSKPALMATGLYAFMIAWNEFLFALLFLVERRDSWTVSLGLSQLAGSIEIPTTVLMAGSVVLTLPIVIVFFASERLLTEGLTAGAEKG, from the coding sequence ATGAGCAGAGATAACGTCGAACGGGTCCTCCTCAGGTATCTGAAGCCGCTGGTGATCCTGGTGCTCTTCCTGGTCACCGCGTTTCCGTTCTTCTACATGGTGATGTTGTCGGTCCGCGACATCCAGGAGCTCATCCTGGATCCCGGCTCGCTCTGGCCGGCCAGCTTCACCCTCGACACCTACGTGAACGTCCTGACCAGGCAGGGCTTCCTGACGTTCATGCGGAACAGCGCGATCATCGCGGTCGCGTCCGTGGCGTTCACGCTGCTGATCTCGATCCCGGGCGCGTACGCAGTGGCGCGGCTGCGCTTCTTCGGGCGGCGGCAGGTGCACTTCCTGTTCCTGGCGGTGTACCTGTTCCCGGCGATCGTGCTGGCCATCCCGCTGTTCGTGCTCTTCACGATGCTCGGGCTCCGAGGATCCCTGATCGGCCTGATCCTCGTGTATATCGCGCAAACGGTGCCCGTCACGGTATACATGCTCCGCAACTACTTCGAGACCGTGCCGCAGAGTGTGGAGGAAGCGGCCGCGATCGACGGGTGCACGAGACTGTCGACCATCTGGCGGGTGGTGCTGCCGCTCTCCAAGCCCGCGCTGATGGCCACCGGCCTCTACGCCTTCATGATCGCATGGAACGAGTTCCTGTTCGCCCTGCTCTTCCTGGTGGAGCGGCGGGACAGCTGGACCGTTTCCCTGGGGCTTTCGCAGCTCGCGGGAAGCATCGAGATCCCGACGACGGTCCTGATGGCCGGGTCGGTGGTGCTCACGCTGCCGATCGTGATCGTGTTCTTCGCCAGCGAGCGCCTGCTGACGGAAGGGCTGACGGCAGGAGCCGAGAAGGGATGA
- a CDS encoding ROK family transcriptional regulator, producing MLTAGQILQLIRNGTCRTRKELIEYTGLSRSTITDRVDRLIDAGYIHESGVGASGGGRPPSVLEVDATKRLMLVADLGATHVRAALTDLAARPLTEESTEMRIDRGPEAVLSWVRQAFQRLLDRHGRPAAEVCGIGLDLPGSVDHTNGRVIRSFLMPGWDDHPVGAAIGAEYDVPILVENDANAMALGEWWSSWRETDSLILIKVSTGIGTGIILGGQIYRGVEEAAGNIGHVRIRESDDRVCTCGSRGCVASLASGHALAIDLGQEFSRDVVRLVQAGDPTAIARTQEAGRTLGIVLATAVSLLNPGVLVLAGDMAETREHYLTGIREIVYRRSLPYTTRNLEIVTSSLGDRAGIVGMAVIVMEHVLSPASVDAALAEPVS from the coding sequence ATGCTGACGGCAGGGCAGATCCTCCAGCTCATCCGCAATGGCACCTGCCGTACACGCAAGGAACTCATCGAGTACACCGGCCTGTCCCGGTCGACGATCACTGACCGGGTGGACCGGCTCATCGACGCCGGATACATCCACGAGTCCGGCGTCGGGGCCTCCGGGGGCGGGCGACCGCCCTCGGTGCTCGAGGTGGACGCGACCAAGCGGCTGATGCTGGTCGCCGACCTGGGCGCCACGCACGTCCGGGCGGCGCTGACCGACCTGGCCGCCCGGCCGCTGACCGAGGAGAGCACCGAGATGCGCATCGACCGCGGGCCCGAGGCCGTGCTGTCGTGGGTACGGCAGGCCTTCCAGCGCCTGCTGGACCGGCACGGCCGGCCCGCCGCCGAGGTGTGCGGCATCGGGCTGGACCTGCCGGGCTCGGTGGATCACACCAACGGGCGGGTGATCAGGTCGTTCCTCATGCCGGGGTGGGACGACCACCCGGTGGGCGCGGCCATCGGGGCGGAGTACGACGTGCCGATCCTCGTGGAGAACGACGCCAACGCGATGGCCCTGGGCGAGTGGTGGTCGTCCTGGCGGGAGACCGACTCGCTGATCCTCATCAAGGTCTCGACCGGGATAGGCACCGGCATCATCCTCGGTGGCCAGATTTATCGCGGCGTCGAGGAAGCCGCCGGAAACATCGGTCATGTACGCATCCGCGAGAGCGACGACCGGGTCTGCACCTGCGGCTCGCGCGGCTGCGTCGCCTCGCTGGCCAGCGGCCACGCCCTCGCCATCGACCTGGGCCAGGAGTTCAGCCGCGACGTGGTCCGGCTCGTACAGGCCGGCGATCCCACAGCCATCGCCCGCACCCAGGAGGCGGGGCGGACCTTGGGCATCGTGCTGGCCACCGCTGTCAGCCTGCTCAACCCCGGCGTGCTGGTGCTGGCCGGGGACATGGCGGAGACCAGGGAGCACTACCTGACCGGGATCAGGGAGATCGTCTACCGGCGCAGCCTGCCGTACACGACCAGGAACCTGGAGATCGTCACCTCATCGCTCGGCGACCGGGCGGGCATCGTGGGCATGGCGGTCATCGTCATGGAGCACGTGCTCTCCCCCGCGTCCGTGGACGCCGCCCTGGCCGAGCCGGTCAGCTGA
- a CDS encoding helical backbone metal receptor — translation MDDLGRAVAVPETVRRIVSLVPSLTESVAATVPEALVGATDWCSHPADLDVARVKGTKNPDLEAIRKLRPDVVLANAEENRLADLEALRAAGIAVWVTKIETLDEAFVSLDRMFTYACRTGRPAWLDAAEAAWRTATADGRRRTAIIPIWRRPWMVVGRDTFTGDVLKRLGVDNLYAGHADRYPKIPLPELVEHRPELVVLPDEPYAFSATDGPECFPGSTCALVSGRLLTWYGPSLVEAPERLRRDLGG, via the coding sequence ATGGATGACCTCGGTAGGGCGGTGGCCGTTCCGGAGACGGTGCGGCGGATCGTGTCCCTGGTGCCGTCGCTGACCGAGTCCGTGGCGGCGACCGTGCCGGAGGCGTTGGTGGGAGCGACCGACTGGTGCTCGCACCCGGCCGACCTCGACGTGGCCAGGGTCAAGGGCACCAAGAATCCCGACCTGGAAGCGATCAGGAAGCTCCGGCCCGACGTGGTCCTGGCCAACGCCGAGGAGAACCGCCTGGCCGACCTCGAGGCCCTGCGCGCGGCCGGCATCGCCGTCTGGGTCACCAAGATCGAAACGCTGGACGAGGCGTTCGTCTCGCTGGACCGGATGTTCACGTACGCGTGCCGCACCGGCCGCCCGGCCTGGCTGGACGCGGCCGAGGCGGCGTGGCGGACGGCCACGGCGGACGGCCGGAGAAGGACGGCGATCATCCCCATCTGGCGGCGTCCGTGGATGGTGGTCGGCCGCGACACCTTCACCGGGGACGTGCTGAAACGCCTCGGCGTCGACAACCTGTACGCAGGCCACGCCGACCGTTACCCCAAGATCCCCTTGCCGGAGCTGGTGGAGCACCGGCCCGAGCTCGTGGTCCTGCCGGACGAGCCCTACGCGTTCTCCGCGACCGACGGCCCGGAGTGTTTCCCCGGCAGCACGTGCGCCCTGGTCAGCGGGCGGCTGCTCACCTGGTACGGTCCCTCGCTCGTCGAGGCGCCCGAGCGGTTGCGCCGCGACCTCGGCGGCTGA